The following coding sequences are from one Salvia hispanica cultivar TCC Black 2014 chromosome 3, UniMelb_Shisp_WGS_1.0, whole genome shotgun sequence window:
- the LOC125212729 gene encoding early nodulin-like protein 3 yields the protein MASRNQQVARVLGLVSVWLLLQQSSHAFEFRVGGSQGWASPSDPNASVYNYWAQHSRFQIGDSLLFVYSSDHDSVLRVSKEDYESCNTEKPLDKFTDGHTVYKLNASGPHYFISGVADNCHKNEKLIVVVMADRSKHDSNGTHSPSPSPSPTPSPPEDMTPPSPAPAGEESPPPPPAEESNPTPAPSEESPPHKNGAGSGVVGSIALFFASSFALAL from the exons ATGGCCTCAAGGAACCAACAAGTCGCCCGTGTCCTCGGCCTCGTGAGCGTGTGGCTTCTCTTGCAGCAGAGCTCTCACGCATTCGAATTCAGAGTGGGAGGCTCGCAAGGCTGGGCAAGTCCCTCCGACCCCAATGCCTCCGTCTACAATTACTGGGCTCAACACTCCCGATTTCAAATCGGTGATTCATTGC TTTTCGTGTATTCATCGGATCACGACTCGGTCCTGCGCGTAAGCAAGGAGGACTATGAAAGCTGCAACACGGAGAAGCCGCTCGACAAGTTCACCGATGGCCACACGGTCTACAAGCTCAACGCATCGGGGCCGCATTACTTCATAAGTGGTGTAGCTGATAATTGCCACAAAAATGAGAAGTTGATAGTTGTTGTGATGGCTGATCGGAGCAAGCATGATTCCAATGGAACTCACTCTCCCTCACCCTCGCCCTCACCCACGCCCTCGCCACCCGAGGACATGACTCCCCCGTCCCCGGCCCCTGCAGGGGAGGAATCTCCTCCTCCCCCACCTGCGGAGGAGAGCAACCCAACCCCGGCTCCATCTGAGGAATCTCCTCCGCACAAGAATGGGGCGGGATCGGGTGTGGTGGGGAGCATTGCGCTTTTCTTTGCTTCCTCATTTGCATTGGCTCTTTGA